One genomic window of Pseudomonas chlororaphis subsp. piscium includes the following:
- the mtr gene encoding tryptophan permease — MRGTSIASSPSTSHCTVAERRPSVVGGAMIIGGTIVGAGMFSLPVMMSGLWFQGSLAVLVLSWFCTLHSGLMILEANLNYRPGASFSTITRDLIGRRWSLFNGATLVFVLYILTYAYISASGSVIRHTAHNLGLEISSRNGGLVFALAVALVVWLSTAAVSRITTLVFGAKILAFFLTFGGLLGHVQPQVLLDRGNPQPDYLPYLFMTLPFCLTSFGFHGNVPSLMKHYGKDPQRIRNCLLIGTLIALVLYTVWMLCTMGTLPRDQFKDIARQGGTIDVLISALGSMLNSARVDLLLTLFSNFAVACSFLGVTLGLFDYIADSLGFDDSPRGRLKSALVTFAPPIGCALIWPEGFILAIGFAGLAATVWAVITPALLAHASRKRFASPLYRVWGGTPMIVLVLLFGLANALAHLLFSFDLLPVWR, encoded by the coding sequence ATGCGCGGTACGTCCATCGCTTCATCCCCTTCAACCTCCCACTGCACGGTCGCCGAACGCCGGCCCTCGGTCGTCGGCGGCGCCATGATCATCGGCGGCACCATTGTCGGAGCCGGCATGTTCTCGCTGCCAGTGATGATGTCGGGACTGTGGTTCCAAGGCTCCCTCGCGGTGCTGGTGCTGTCGTGGTTCTGCACCCTGCACTCGGGGTTGATGATCCTCGAAGCCAATCTCAACTACCGGCCGGGGGCGAGCTTCTCGACCATCACCCGCGACCTGATCGGCCGGCGCTGGAGCCTGTTCAACGGCGCCACCCTGGTGTTCGTCCTGTACATCCTGACCTACGCCTATATCTCGGCCAGCGGTTCGGTGATCCGCCACACCGCCCACAACCTGGGCCTGGAGATTTCCTCGCGCAACGGCGGCTTGGTGTTCGCCCTCGCGGTGGCCCTGGTGGTCTGGCTCAGCACCGCGGCGGTCAGCCGCATCACCACCCTGGTATTCGGCGCCAAGATCCTCGCCTTCTTCCTGACCTTCGGCGGCCTGCTCGGTCATGTGCAGCCACAGGTTTTGCTCGATCGCGGCAACCCGCAACCGGACTACCTGCCCTATCTGTTCATGACCCTGCCGTTCTGCCTGACCTCCTTCGGCTTTCACGGCAACGTGCCGAGCCTGATGAAGCACTACGGCAAGGACCCGCAGCGCATCCGCAACTGCCTGCTGATCGGCACCCTGATCGCCCTGGTGCTGTACACGGTGTGGATGCTCTGCACCATGGGCACCCTGCCCCGCGACCAGTTCAAGGACATCGCCCGCCAGGGCGGCACCATCGATGTATTGATCAGCGCCCTGGGCAGCATGCTCAATAGCGCCCGGGTCGACCTGCTGCTGACCCTGTTCTCCAACTTTGCCGTGGCCTGTTCGTTCCTCGGCGTCACCCTCGGCTTGTTCGACTACATCGCCGACTCCCTGGGCTTCGACGACAGCCCCCGGGGCCGCCTGAAAAGCGCGCTGGTCACCTTCGCCCCGCCGATCGGCTGCGCGCTGATCTGGCCGGAAGGCTTCATCCTCGCCATCGGCTTCGCCGGCCTGGCGGCGACCGTCTGGGCGGTGATCACCCCGGCCCTGCTCGCCCATGCCTCGCGCAAACGCTTCGCCAGCCCACTGTACCGGGTCTGGGGCGGCACGCCGATGATCGTCCTGGTGCTGCTGTTCGGCCTGGCCAACGCCCTGGCCCACCTGCTGTTCAGCTTCGACCTGCTGCCGGTCTGGCGTTAG
- a CDS encoding amidase family protein, with protein MYSQLSIEALVDGFRQGNLCLDSWHRALLDQYADAGHLNSFISFAPQAFSGDTGTPEQRQAPLYGIPVSFKDNINVSGLPTTAGTPGLADYQPAEDAGIVQRFKALGARVAGKNNMHELSFGVTSANLSYGAVVNPRHLQHSAGGSSGGCAAAVAAGLVPCAVGTDTGGSVRIPAAFCGVVGFRPSTGVYPGDGIVPVSQTKDSPGLLTRSLEDALFVHRHLTGASFAAPTEAKHLRIGIPQQFFWSELETKVHSDCRAAIDCLADQGVEMVPVDDRLIGEINESIQFPLPIFEFFIDFPRFLLKAGQGERFLDILGQIRDPQIKKTLMAQLESPAISYEDYVQALMSKLRLDREYAGLFQQHRLDLIAYPTVSCTAPLLSDSGAQEHFEHFVRNTDPASNLAAPSVSVPVAAAGSLPVGLSFDALPGQDHQLLQMAQQLSRLLALR; from the coding sequence ATGTACAGCCAGCTTTCGATCGAAGCGCTCGTTGACGGGTTTCGCCAGGGCAATCTCTGCCTGGATTCCTGGCATCGCGCGCTGCTCGACCAATACGCCGACGCCGGGCACCTGAACAGCTTCATCAGCTTCGCCCCGCAGGCGTTCAGCGGCGACACCGGCACGCCAGAGCAGCGCCAGGCGCCGCTCTATGGCATCCCGGTTTCGTTCAAGGACAACATCAATGTCAGCGGCCTGCCGACCACCGCCGGCACGCCCGGCCTGGCCGACTACCAGCCGGCTGAGGATGCCGGCATCGTCCAGCGCTTCAAGGCGCTGGGCGCGCGGGTCGCCGGCAAGAACAACATGCACGAGCTGTCGTTCGGCGTGACCTCGGCCAACCTGAGCTACGGCGCGGTGGTCAATCCGCGCCATCTGCAACACAGCGCCGGTGGCAGCAGCGGCGGTTGTGCCGCGGCCGTGGCCGCCGGCCTGGTGCCCTGCGCGGTGGGTACCGACACCGGCGGCTCGGTGCGGATTCCCGCGGCCTTCTGCGGCGTGGTGGGTTTCCGCCCGAGCACCGGGGTCTACCCTGGCGACGGCATCGTCCCGGTGTCCCAGACCAAGGACTCGCCGGGCCTGCTGACCCGCAGCCTGGAAGACGCGCTGTTCGTGCATCGGCATCTGACCGGCGCTTCCTTCGCCGCGCCGACTGAAGCCAAGCACCTGCGCATCGGCATTCCCCAGCAGTTCTTCTGGTCCGAGCTGGAGACCAAGGTGCACAGCGATTGCCGCGCGGCGATCGATTGCCTGGCCGACCAGGGCGTGGAGATGGTGCCGGTGGACGACCGTCTGATCGGCGAGATCAACGAAAGCATCCAGTTCCCGCTGCCGATCTTCGAGTTCTTCATCGACTTCCCGCGGTTCCTGCTCAAGGCCGGCCAGGGCGAACGCTTCCTCGACATCCTCGGCCAGATCCGCGACCCGCAGATCAAGAAGACCCTTATGGCGCAGCTGGAAAGCCCAGCCATTTCCTACGAAGACTATGTGCAGGCCTTGATGAGCAAACTGCGCCTTGACCGCGAATATGCCGGGCTGTTCCAGCAGCACCGGCTCGACCTGATCGCCTACCCGACCGTCAGCTGCACCGCGCCACTGCTGAGCGACAGCGGCGCCCAGGAGCATTTCGAGCATTTCGTGCGCAACACCGACCCAGCCAGCAACCTGGCGGCGCCGAGTGTCAGCGTGCCGGTAGCCGCCGCCGGCAGCCTGCCGGTCGGGCTGTCGTTCGACGCCTTGCCCGGACAGGACCACCAACTGCTGCAAATGGCGCAGCAACTGAGCCGCCTGCTAGCCCTACGCTGA
- a CDS encoding NAD(P)/FAD-dependent oxidoreductase: MNSSHSGFEETQGTRSFPNIDLLYDYGQFLRRATQAIGHLPPAIADKHIGIVGAGLSGLIAAYELLRAGATRITLFEASKDHLGGRFLTQCFDDSQPQFIAEMGAMRFPPSEVGLFHYLDRFGIGTTEAFPDPGVVDTEIHYRGETHHWPAGENPPPIFNTVHRGWNAFLKEGVHLDDGTYLAPPLLLTDLLEKQQFEEVQPEWQRYLDCFGDHSFYSAMVQIFTSKNPPGGKRWRKPEDFHLFGSLGIGSGGFQSVYRASFTEILRLVINAFEVNQRLVPNGISTLWERIADEEFHGIALRDRICRTRIESISKGADGQILLQGCNGETYGCDRVITTATTRALQVNMRLTQAEQFVNRDVARAINETHMVGSSKLFILTRDKFWLKHGLAQNIQTDTLVKGVYCLDYAPQDPDSWGVVLISYTWEDDSHKMVSMTDKVQRCKRLVDELAMSAPEFASHLVPLDGDYQRYVLEYDWLTDKQALGAFKLNFPGDDLYSQRLFYQFKTALDPQQDTGLYLAGCGSSFTGGWAEGAVQTALNGACAVIASLGGELLEGNPLFDLQSHFRYC, from the coding sequence GTGAACTCCTCCCACTCCGGTTTCGAAGAAACCCAAGGCACCCGCTCGTTCCCCAACATCGACCTGTTGTACGACTATGGGCAGTTCCTGCGCCGTGCCACCCAGGCCATCGGTCACCTGCCGCCGGCAATCGCCGACAAGCACATCGGCATCGTCGGCGCCGGCCTCAGCGGCCTGATCGCGGCCTATGAACTGCTGCGCGCCGGCGCCACCCGCATCACCCTGTTCGAGGCCTCGAAAGACCACCTCGGCGGGCGTTTCCTGACCCAGTGCTTCGACGACAGCCAACCGCAGTTCATCGCCGAGATGGGCGCCATGCGTTTCCCGCCGAGCGAAGTCGGCCTGTTCCATTACCTGGACCGCTTCGGCATCGGCACCACCGAGGCCTTCCCCGACCCTGGGGTGGTCGACACCGAAATCCACTACCGCGGCGAAACCCACCACTGGCCGGCCGGGGAGAATCCGCCGCCGATCTTCAACACCGTGCACCGGGGCTGGAACGCCTTTCTCAAGGAAGGCGTGCACCTGGACGACGGCACCTACCTGGCGCCGCCGCTGCTGCTCACCGACCTGCTGGAAAAACAGCAGTTCGAGGAAGTGCAGCCGGAATGGCAACGCTACCTGGACTGCTTTGGCGATCACTCCTTCTACTCGGCCATGGTGCAGATCTTCACCTCGAAAAACCCGCCGGGCGGCAAGCGCTGGCGCAAGCCGGAAGACTTCCACCTGTTCGGCTCCCTGGGCATCGGTTCGGGTGGTTTCCAGTCGGTGTACCGGGCCTCGTTCACCGAGATCCTGCGGCTGGTGATCAACGCCTTCGAGGTCAACCAGCGGCTGGTGCCCAACGGCATTTCCACCCTCTGGGAGCGAATCGCCGACGAGGAATTCCATGGCATCGCCCTACGCGACCGGATCTGCCGCACCCGCATCGAATCCATCAGCAAGGGCGCCGACGGGCAGATCCTGCTGCAGGGCTGCAACGGTGAAACCTATGGCTGCGACCGGGTGATCACCACCGCCACCACCCGCGCCCTGCAAGTGAACATGCGCCTCACCCAGGCCGAGCAGTTCGTCAATCGCGATGTGGCCCGGGCGATCAACGAAACCCACATGGTCGGCTCGTCCAAGCTGTTCATCCTGACCCGCGACAAGTTCTGGCTCAAACATGGCCTGGCGCAGAACATCCAGACCGACACCCTGGTCAAGGGCGTCTACTGCCTGGACTACGCCCCGCAGGACCCGGACTCCTGGGGCGTGGTGCTGATCAGTTACACCTGGGAAGACGACTCGCACAAAATGGTTTCGATGACCGACAAGGTCCAGCGCTGCAAGCGTCTGGTGGATGAACTGGCGATGAGCGCGCCGGAGTTCGCTAGCCACCTGGTGCCGCTGGACGGCGACTACCAGCGTTACGTACTGGAATATGACTGGCTCACCGACAAGCAGGCCCTGGGTGCCTTCAAGCTGAACTTCCCCGGCGACGATCTGTACTCCCAGCGCCTGTTCTATCAATTCAAGACCGCCCTCGACCCGCAGCAGGACACCGGCCTGTACCTGGCCGGCTGCGGCAGCTCGTTTACCGGCGGCTGGGCCGAAGGCGCGGTGCAGACCGCGCTGAACGGCGCCTGCGCGGTGATCGCCAGCCTCGGTGGCGAACTGCTGGAAGGCAACCCGCTGTTCGATCTGCAATCGCACTTCCGCTATTGCTGA
- a CDS encoding aromatic-ring-hydroxylating dioxygenase subunit beta — translation MDNSPLEQLIYQEIALLDQQDFDAWQQLLCDDFHYWIPLRHDQPCPLRESSLLYEDRFLTTLRINRLASARNFSQQPKSRGLHIAQRPAISLDPDGLSACCLTPMLYCEARGDSEWHYPVTVEHQLLCLAGQWKIQRKKVLLLNPSRAFESLQLII, via the coding sequence ATGGATAATTCACCCCTCGAACAGCTGATCTACCAAGAGATCGCGCTTCTCGACCAACAGGATTTCGACGCCTGGCAACAGCTGCTGTGCGACGACTTCCATTACTGGATTCCCCTGCGCCACGATCAACCCTGCCCGTTGCGCGAATCCTCCCTGCTGTATGAGGACCGCTTCCTCACCACCCTGCGCATCAACCGCCTGGCCAGCGCCCGCAATTTCTCGCAGCAGCCCAAGAGCCGCGGCCTGCACATTGCCCAGCGGCCGGCGATCAGCCTCGACCCGGACGGCCTCAGCGCCTGTTGCCTGACCCCCATGCTGTATTGCGAAGCCCGTGGCGACAGCGAATGGCATTACCCGGTGACCGTGGAACACCAACTGCTGTGCCTCGCCGGCCAGTGGAAAATCCAGCGCAAGAAAGTCCTCCTGCTCAATCCGTCCCGCGCGTTTGAAAGCCTGCAGCTCATCATCTGA
- a CDS encoding Rieske 2Fe-2S domain-containing protein — protein sequence MDNYFNGKEVHRTLFLDPSLFEREQQQVFAASWCYLGHASLVPETGDFFTGDIAGQPLAMVRQKNGEIVVLHNRCPHKGVKVLAEPQGNVGRFIRCPYHAWTFKTDGQLLSIPVKKEYDDCDLSSCAAHKGMQPVAAVENYRGFVFVRLKEQGIGFNEFFGDSLSTLDNMVMRSPQGQLRAIGQPLLHRHRCNWKMVVDNQTDTCHPMVAHESSAGEAIRLWKETGHDGQPPMAVELFSPFMASYEFFSAMGIRTWPNGHGHTGVSNSIHKAYSSIPGYWELMVESYGETQAAAILDDTRHNTVYFPNLMVKGPIQTLRVIRPISASETVVESWIFELVGAPVQLLERTVQYNNLINSPCSMVAHDDVEMYERAMDGLRSQANDWVNVARLFEPDESHEQTQVVSGTSERAMRNFYNTWQQLMQAQDGSTAHG from the coding sequence TTGGACAACTACTTCAACGGCAAGGAAGTGCATCGCACGCTGTTCCTTGATCCGTCGCTCTTCGAGCGAGAACAACAACAGGTATTCGCCGCCAGCTGGTGCTACCTGGGCCATGCAAGCCTGGTCCCGGAAACCGGCGACTTCTTCACCGGCGACATCGCCGGCCAACCGCTGGCCATGGTCCGGCAGAAAAACGGCGAGATCGTCGTGCTGCACAACCGCTGCCCGCACAAGGGCGTGAAGGTGTTGGCCGAGCCGCAAGGCAATGTCGGCCGGTTCATCCGCTGCCCGTACCACGCCTGGACCTTCAAGACCGACGGCCAGCTGCTGAGCATCCCGGTGAAAAAGGAATACGACGACTGCGACCTCAGCAGCTGCGCCGCCCACAAGGGCATGCAGCCGGTGGCCGCGGTGGAGAACTATCGGGGCTTCGTGTTCGTGCGCCTCAAGGAACAGGGCATCGGCTTCAACGAGTTCTTCGGCGACTCGCTGTCGACCCTGGACAACATGGTCATGCGCTCGCCCCAGGGGCAATTGCGCGCCATCGGCCAGCCCCTGCTGCACCGCCATCGCTGCAACTGGAAGATGGTGGTCGACAACCAGACCGACACCTGCCACCCGATGGTCGCCCACGAATCCTCGGCCGGCGAAGCCATTCGCCTGTGGAAGGAAACCGGGCATGACGGCCAACCGCCGATGGCCGTGGAACTGTTCTCGCCGTTCATGGCGTCCTACGAGTTCTTCAGCGCCATGGGTATCCGTACCTGGCCCAACGGCCACGGCCACACTGGCGTCAGCAACTCGATCCACAAGGCCTACTCCAGCATCCCCGGTTACTGGGAGCTGATGGTCGAGAGCTACGGCGAAACCCAGGCCGCGGCGATCCTCGACGATACCCGGCACAACACCGTGTATTTCCCCAACCTGATGGTCAAGGGACCGATCCAGACCCTGCGGGTGATCCGCCCGATCTCGGCCAGCGAAACCGTGGTCGAGTCGTGGATCTTCGAGCTGGTGGGCGCACCGGTGCAGTTGCTGGAAAGAACCGTGCAGTACAACAACCTGATCAACTCGCCGTGCTCGATGGTCGCCCACGACGACGTGGAAATGTACGAGCGGGCCATGGACGGGCTGCGCAGCCAGGCCAACGACTGGGTGAATGTCGCCCGCCTGTTCGAACCGGATGAATCCCATGAGCAGACCCAGGTGGTGTCCGGCACCAGCGAACGGGCCATGCGCAACTTCTACAACACCTGGCAGCAGCTGATGCAGGCCCAAGACGGATCGACCGCCCATGGATAA
- a CDS encoding PDR/VanB family oxidoreductase has protein sequence MNYQITQCRMLSPSIKEITLAPLVPAPCEATAGAHFKWWIPQLEQWRHYSRVELAEHELPQGSLVFAIRLNPDSPSSAYIRQLNIGDQVRLDGPFNAFDYDLDDNDGADIALAGGIGITPLTGILRHLRARQRPARLHYFAKSAGDAAYAAQMRELLQDSLSLHCSDSAEGRPSVAAVLGQLQPRDRLYVCGPQAMLNDVFSHAQNLGFPRERIHFEIFNTTLAEDEPGFAVHAADSGIDLRVQPGQTLLDALEEAGLDPLYDCRRGECGVCELDVLEGEVDHRDFIMSPQQAACSNKIYPCVSRAKSPSLKLVI, from the coding sequence ATGAATTACCAGATCACCCAGTGCCGGATGCTCTCGCCAAGCATCAAGGAAATCACTCTGGCGCCTCTTGTGCCGGCCCCCTGCGAGGCCACCGCCGGGGCCCACTTCAAATGGTGGATTCCCCAACTCGAGCAATGGCGTCATTACTCCCGGGTCGAACTGGCCGAACATGAGCTGCCCCAGGGCAGCCTGGTGTTCGCCATTCGCCTGAACCCCGACTCGCCCAGCAGCGCTTATATCCGCCAGCTGAACATTGGCGACCAAGTACGGCTCGACGGCCCGTTCAATGCCTTCGACTACGACCTGGACGACAACGACGGCGCCGACATCGCCCTCGCCGGCGGCATCGGCATCACCCCTTTGACCGGTATCCTCAGGCATCTGCGGGCCCGGCAGCGCCCGGCGCGGCTGCACTATTTCGCCAAGAGCGCAGGCGATGCCGCCTATGCCGCGCAGATGCGCGAGCTGTTGCAGGACAGCCTGAGCCTGCACTGCTCCGACTCGGCCGAGGGGCGCCCGTCGGTGGCTGCGGTGCTGGGCCAGTTGCAGCCCCGGGACCGCCTGTATGTGTGCGGCCCGCAAGCCATGCTCAACGACGTGTTCAGCCATGCCCAGAACCTGGGTTTTCCTCGCGAGCGCATCCACTTCGAAATCTTCAACACCACGCTGGCGGAAGACGAACCCGGCTTCGCCGTACATGCCGCGGACTCCGGTATCGACCTGCGGGTGCAGCCTGGCCAGACCCTGCTCGACGCCCTCGAAGAGGCCGGCCTGGACCCGCTCTACGACTGCCGTCGCGGCGAATGCGGGGTGTGCGAGCTGGACGTGCTGGAAGGTGAAGTCGATCACCGCGATTTCATCATGAGCCCGCAGCAGGCCGCCTGCAGCAACAAGATCTACCCCTGCGTATCCCGGGCCAAAAGCCCAAGCCTGAAACTGGTCATCTAA
- a CDS encoding MFS transporter, whose product MTYRYKVALIFLIGFFIDCINIFMSAVALPSIAHDMHVSTSSVAWVANAYILGLTLIIPVSTWLAGRFGSRETLTASMLVFSTAVWMCGMAGSFHELVIWRFVQGIGGGLLIPVGQALTFNLFQGPQRAKISTLVMAVALIAPAISPTIGGVIVDSSSWRWVFHSNIPFSLIAAALSWLWIKEARPASLARPDIKGLLLVSAALGSLLMGMSLYGGDYPPLAALSCLMLGVTCVVLYVLHYRRCDNAIVELSLLKSKKLSTSIFIYYAIPGVFTGVNLLSIFFLQNSLHFSAKLTGMFMILYASGAFIAMLVCGRVYNRFGARRLFTLGMLLHSAGIATLYLVDSAADLPIIVIAYCLMGIGGGIGANTAQTTSLMDFEGADTHKGSVIWNINRQMSFSIGAALFLMIYNLLLASLASTPAYHLTFVIAAVMGLLPLLQMSNLTTQKECHAQHNR is encoded by the coding sequence ATGACTTATCGCTACAAAGTGGCTCTTATATTCCTCATCGGATTCTTTATCGACTGTATAAACATATTCATGTCGGCCGTGGCTTTACCGAGCATTGCCCATGATATGCACGTCTCGACTTCATCCGTGGCCTGGGTGGCCAATGCTTATATTCTCGGCCTGACCCTGATCATTCCGGTGAGTACCTGGCTGGCCGGACGATTCGGCAGCCGCGAAACCCTCACCGCCTCGATGCTGGTGTTCAGCACCGCCGTGTGGATGTGCGGGATGGCCGGCAGCTTCCATGAACTGGTGATCTGGCGTTTCGTCCAGGGCATCGGCGGCGGCTTGCTGATCCCGGTGGGCCAGGCCCTGACCTTCAACCTGTTCCAGGGCCCGCAGCGGGCCAAGATCTCCACCCTGGTGATGGCCGTCGCCCTGATCGCCCCGGCCATTTCGCCGACCATCGGCGGCGTGATCGTCGACAGCAGCTCCTGGCGCTGGGTGTTCCACAGCAACATTCCGTTCTCGCTGATCGCCGCCGCCCTGTCCTGGCTGTGGATCAAGGAAGCCCGGCCCGCCAGCCTGGCGCGCCCGGACATCAAGGGCCTGCTGCTGGTCAGCGCGGCCCTTGGCAGCCTGTTGATGGGCATGTCGCTGTACGGTGGCGACTACCCGCCGCTGGCCGCCCTGAGCTGCCTGATGCTGGGCGTCACCTGCGTGGTGCTGTATGTCCTGCACTACCGCCGCTGCGACAACGCCATCGTCGAGTTGAGCCTGCTCAAGAGCAAGAAGCTCAGCACTTCGATCTTCATCTACTACGCAATTCCCGGGGTGTTCACCGGGGTCAACCTGCTGAGCATCTTCTTCCTGCAGAACAGCCTGCACTTCAGCGCCAAGCTGACCGGCATGTTCATGATCCTCTACGCCAGCGGCGCCTTCATCGCCATGCTGGTCTGCGGCCGGGTCTACAACCGCTTCGGCGCCCGGCGCCTGTTCACCCTCGGCATGCTCCTGCACAGCGCCGGCATCGCCACCCTCTACCTGGTCGACAGCGCCGCCGACCTGCCGATCATCGTCATCGCCTACTGCCTGATGGGCATCGGCGGCGGCATTGGCGCCAACACTGCGCAAACCACCTCGCTGATGGACTTCGAAGGTGCCGATACCCACAAGGGCAGCGTGATCTGGAACATCAACCGGCAGATGTCCTTCAGCATCGGCGCCGCGCTGTTCCTGATGATCTACAACCTGCTGCTCGCCAGCCTGGCGTCTACCCCGGCCTATCACCTGACCTTCGTCATCGCGGCGGTGATGGGTCTGTTACCCCTGTTGCAGATGAGCAACCTGACCACGCAAAAGGAATGTCATGCACAACACAATCGTTGA